The Colletes latitarsis isolate SP2378_abdomen chromosome 1, iyColLati1, whole genome shotgun sequence genomic interval TGAAGTAAAGATAATGTAAAATCGGTTGTTTTCATTCTCTAATTTTGTTACTAGGAGATCAGAACTGTTACTTACCGTTGTCCCAAGCAGCTTCCTTTGTCCTAAGCAGGGCGGCGAGTCCGATATTATCTTTTGGCATCACTCTATTCAACATGTTGTCAGAGCCTTCTGCGTTCGCCATTGCCAACTGATTGAATTCGACTAAATGCTCTTTTATCAAGGTAAATCTGTAAATAAAAGCAGGAACGGTGAATTAGAACGACAAACTAATTTCAATGTTGATATAGCATAAATATTTTTACGACTTTTAAAGCCTCGATTTTAAAAACGCTACTCTAGGGTCTTTTTTATTCGATTCAATTCTGTATTATTCTAGTAACTCAACTAGGGACTACATTACAACCTAACCAACCGAGTACTTTACCGTACCGACTGAGATCCTTCTTTATCTACAAATTTGATCGCCGAAGTTCGAAACTCTACCACTTGCGGTTTACTTAAATAAACAAAGACACGTTTTGCCAATATGACGTTTGATCACGTTAGTCAAGGCTTTGCCAATCAGTGAATTTAATAAAGAAAAGGAAATCGACAAACTGTATTCAAATATCGCGCACTTACTTCGCCGTTCTGTAAAAAATGGCGCATCCGTCCACGTATTTACGATCGCTCTCCGCCATGATCTTTGCCCGAGACTTCGGTGAAAAGATCCCATCATAACCGTCGTGTTTGAGCTCTGGCAGGAAAAAATTGTAGAATTGGTCTGTCTCGACTTCCTGCAAACTGATAATGTCCGCGGCGTAATGTCGTATCTCGTCGAGAATTCCTTTTTTCCGATATTCCCAATCAAGCGCCCAGCTCGGACAGTATCCGTACATTTGTCGCGTTGCGTACTTGTCGCACAGCACGTTGTAGCACATTACCGTGAATATACCTGCAATAGAAGAGAAATGCTTCGTAAACACGCGGCAACAGCCCAACTCGGttcgtttcgaacgaaagatTAGCAAAACCAACTACCAAGAGACTACCAATAATCCACGAAACACACATAGAACTCGGAACTTAAACAAACGAATAATCTGGGTTCCTCCCACTTTAATTAAAAGTTTGTCAAACAGAATTCGTGACCATAAAAAACCTCTGTTATTAATGAAATCGGAGATTGTTATCGCGAATTCTCGGTAGCCATAGTCATGACTGTTACGACGCCTAATAAGAGTCTAATTGTGCCACTCCAAACGTCGGAATGATAATGACACATAATTACTGTCTTCTCAAAGAAGTTATCTGGCACATTTGTCCACGTACGGTCCATAATGATTATGATTGTCAGGGTCGTCGCGAAAGGTGCAAGAAATAATTTGTACGATCCTGCTACCACAGTTGTTAGTCCCATTCCGCGTTGCTGCACGTACTGACCTATCACGATCAACGGACTTCAAATAATTCCATGCGTTCCAAAGCTCGTGCACAAAGTAAAAATAGGCGACCGGTGGTATTGTAACGGCCAGAGATTTCAGTGGGCGGAGTACCAGTATCCGATAGTAGTGTATCTTAGTTTACTTAACACTTTACATAACGAGACATGGGCATACAAAAATTGGCTACTTTCTTTCATTTcttgaaataattttatatcaatGAGTGAATTGCTTACATGTTGGTCTCGTCCTGTTCGGCCTCGTCAATGGTATCCAGGGTCTCTGAGGCGGATGGTTCGCAGTCACTGGAAGCAGAAACAGATAGCAATTGTTACTTGTATCGTTAGTTAGAGTTTACGAATGGGAATCCATCTAGTGCAACTACATTTTCTAGTTAACAAACAAAAACAAATAGAGTCACATGTTTAATTTTAAGGAAAGGTCACGTTTTGTGAATTTGCACTTGTTTCTGCTCTTCTAGATGCACAGACATCGTGTAATAATCTGCAAGAAGGTTTAGAAGAATATATATTTCTATTTGTTCTTAATAATTTACAGTTACACAGTGCAAAATATGTATTATTTTAAGCGCTACTAGTTGTAAAAGGTTTTAGTAGCGGATTCTAAATAATGGAAGTACAGGAAAGCTACGAGAGTTCTGAGTTACTTCAAGGAAGGTTCGATAGGCAAAGGGACGGACTAACACGTAATTTAAAATGAAAGTATTGAAGTAGATATAAGTCAATTTGACAATTTGAATTGTTTTTAAACTGTTTAGATTTGTTAGGTATCTTAAGAGaagtttcgaaatatttttattatcgacCACAATTCTACCTTTCGGGATGAAAGCACCATTTACATGTAGACAGGTGTTTTTCCTATTTATCAagttaattatattaaaaaactaAAGACAACCATGATATTTTTATAGGAAAATGAACAAATAAATATTGCATTGGAGGCTCCTTCCGATGCTAAACAACTTTTGTTCGGCATGTTTTTTCATACGATGAATAGTTTATGAGAAAATGGAGATTTTATGTTCGCTTGACttaatttttatacagggtgttcggtcacccctgggaaacattttaatgagagattctagaggctaaaataaagtGAAActcaggaatatcaatttgttgattgacacttcgttaaaaagttttaaaaaaattaaattacaaaatttcaaattgttctaaaaaaattatttttggttgcgggggtcagatacaatcatatttggtgaatacacataccaccgaaatcctacatattttcgagaaaaaaattcaggaaggtggactttttcggcgaaattaaaaaatttcaaatcgttctaaaaaaattatttttggttgcgggggtcagttacaatcatgtttggtaaatacacatacccccgaaattctacggactttcgagaaaaaaattctttaccgaaaatataatctgaggccagaaatagttccccgaaatttcattcatatctttaaaatgtcataactcctgaacggattggacgattttgatgtttaaaaaagcaaattacgcgtattttgatggagaatatgtacatatcgcaaaaatattcgaaaccttgttccttaaccccgtaaaatgagaaaaacaccatcaaaatggtctaattttaaaatggccataactcctacaatagtgaatatatttcaatgaaatttttttctgaagtagtactcatgggtacctacaaaaaagtattagacaacatttccatacagcgtcaaacaaatttattaaaaatcaaaaattagtttttaagaaaaatcgacagggggtaggtgcctaaatttttcgacaaaaaaaaaattttcaaatcgttctaaaaaaattattttcagtttagggggtccattacaataatttttggtgaatagactacCTCCGAAATCGtaagcattttcaagaaaaaaattcaggaatgtgcctaaatttttcggtgaaaaaaaattcttttaaatcgttctaaaaaaattattttcggttgcgggggtcagttacaatcatttttggtcaatagacatactctcgaaatcctacgcactttcgagaaaaaaattctttactgaaaatataatgtgtggccaaaaatgtttccccgaaattgccgttctacgggcggggctttaaacgttaataatgtaGCGTCCGGTCGTACGCACAAGGAAAAGTTTTTCTTTCGTGCAAACGGCCCACGTAATTTACGACTCTTGTTCATCGAAGCTGTTTTTGAGGAAGATATTTTCCAGACTCGCGTAGCGAATGTATTCAGTAAATTCTTTTTTCTAAGTCCCTCAACAGCAAATAAAGACCGTCGTAAATTAGGGATTTCCGGAGGACACTCGACGCGTTCCCATCGGAGTTTCGCCAAGTGGGCCCAGCGCGGGTGGCCCGAAGGAAATCTTGCAGTGAGGGCGCAACGTCGTCCCCCTCGATCACCACGCCGTTTCGAAAACAAGCACGCTGTGGGCGTAAGAAATAGGCGGTGATTTGGGGAAAATAAACGGCACTGATTGGAAAGGCCCAACGCGTGGGGTTAACCAATCAGggttgtttaacaattttacCAGTGCGAATGTGGGGTCGACATGGAGGAAAAAGCAACGAAACAGGACTTGCTTTTGCGCGCTCCAACGAGTACGATATCACGAGAATAAAAGAACTTTTGTCACCCCAACAGTCTGCATTATTAACTATCTatcccaacaataattttttaacgaagcttcaatcaacaaattggtattcttgatttttgttttattttcacctatagaatctcctattaaattttttcccagggatggccgaataccctgtatacccTCGGGACTCTGGGATTCGGCACTTGCGAGAAATAGTAGAAATCAGGAGACCTTTATCGGTGGCTACAGCGAACTACTGACGCCATGCGACATGCTACGATTTCAAAAATACAGCACACGCCCCCTAAGATTTTATTATCGACGGTTACAAAAGCAACAGAAACACAATTTTTCAGCTCGTCTTTACCAGTTTCGAAAACTGTATTATTTTGCAATCTGAAGCTTTGTTATTGAAATATAAACTCGCGATACTTGGTAAAAAATTACGGATTTTACGCGTGTTTTTCAAAAAAAGACTCTGCAACAAAAAGATTAGGCAATTCTATGGTACTATTGGGGCAATAAGCCTACTCTACAATTTAGATAAAATCAAACTGGCAACGACATTAGTTTTAACAAGCAGAAGTGTGCTTCTTCGGTTTCCAACATGTCAGGGATTGGAAAATCTAGTGCCAAGCGGAAAAGTGGACGAAATTGCTATAGTTTTTACATTCCCTTTTCCCCCAAGCTGATCGCCGCTATTTGACTTCATGCTACACTACGCATGATTACACGTTGCTGCATCGTTATTTGGTAGCTTCTCCCAAACATTATGCTGGATTATGATGTGTAAATGTAGGTTCTTGCCACGGAATCTTGCCACGATTGAATATTACGATGAGCGTAATCAAAATTTTCCGTGTCGAGCTCTGTTACTTGCAGATTTCGCTCAAAATTACTGATATGTGTGTTTGGTTCGTAGTATTGCGAGCGATTACAGCGGAATGTCGACAGTTTACTTTCGAACAATTTAATGACAGCTCAATAATGCTTTCTACAAAAGAGATCGTAAAGGGAATTGTAGTTTACATTGGTTGAAACACGAATGGAAGCGATGGTAGATAAAATTTAGCTAGGCAAACTATCGTTGGAATTGAttattcgatttttattttgatcAGATTAGAAGTTAAATTTTGGCTGAATAATTGGTTGGAGTTTGGAAAGCGTAAATACAGTAGTTTTCGAGCCAATAAAACTCAAAGGAAACAAGTTTTTATTAAACAATTCTTTAAAGAAATTGTCATTTTAGTAAAAGATGCAATTGCATCTCCTACAATTTTGAAGATTTTTCCCAGTTGTGTGGGACACCTTGCATATAATATATGTATCTTACCTAAAATAATAAGTTTAGTGGTAAGAATTacaaaaaagaagaaagaattTCATCGACTTTCTGGATTCAACTGTATTTTGGCCTTATCgaagtttaaataaaaaaatctgaaaaaccaAAAACGATTTCCACACCCGTGTTTCCCCTTGTCAGGTGAATGGCCGTATGCATTCTGACTCGCATAATGGCACACTCCGCATACGCGATCCGATCGGAAGATTGCACCACGAAGGTTACATGATAATCATCTGGGATATTGCTTCTGCGTATGTTGTAACCGAATACCGCGAACATAGGCCGATATGGGGGATCAGGACGCAAGATCATTGGTATTCAGTCGGCTGGCTATATTCCATGAAACGACCAAAACCTATCGACTGCAATCTCTCTTTGGAAAGTGACTAGCCGTGGTCGGCAGACGACAAACATAAAGGACGATTTCGTTTTGCCTCATGAGATCCTCCCAGAGAAAAAACTCGTAACTCAATGTGTCTATTTTTCGCACTGTTTTCTAGTAATGTCCTTAAACAAGTCGAAAACCCCGATTTAGTTGAAAAACCATCGGTAACTTAACCATCAGTAAGTCAACCGTCGGTAAATGAACCATCGGTAATCTAACTGTCGATAACACGTGTACATGGTAAAATGCTTTTCttgaaaaaattttccaaagatGATTTATTTTTTCGATCCTCTTAAATTGATTCTACAATTAGAATCACACCCTATGCGTTGGTATTGATAGCTGAACTATAATTTCTTTCTGTACGCGTGTACAACTTCACTCTGTCGACGTAACGTGATTGAGCAAAGTTTGATTGAATACTTTTCTCAAATATGTGCAACAAACTCATGACGGGACGAAGAATCACGTGTACGGAAATATGATATGCACGACACAGGTTATTTCacctttttacaaaatttcttttgcatTGCTAAACaaataggaaaaaccctcgtcaACTTATAAAGGTTAGAATTTAATGACATCGGTTAttactttatattttattttcatcgtAGTCGTATGTGGCTACCTGGTGTCCCGTATGTGACAAACGAGTAAGCGACAAAGGTGAAGATACCTATGAACTCCTTGCTCATATTCGCAAATCTCACCCCAAGCGTTCCTCTCAATATTTGCCTCAGGTACGACATTTTTCTTGTATTTCGTACAATTGAGTTCTTCAAATTTAATCGCAAcaaaaaaaagtatttaaaaGTTTTACTTCTTTCTTTTATTAAGGACATACGTATGATTTAAGTTTGTAAAATATTAGGAAGAAGAGAAACAAGAGTCAAGGGTAACTAAACGAGCAACTTCGAAAAGTTCTGCCGCAACGGACTGCAACGCCAAGAAAAATGAACAGAGAAAAGTCTACGCGACTCGTGGTATATTATCTGTGTTATTAAGTTTCTGTATCGAGCGGAAAATTATTTGCCCGTTCCTTATTCCTCGCAGTGGATACGTGGAAGTCGCACAATGAGAAAAAGCTCTGTCCTCAATGTCACAAAGAAGCAATACCAACGCTTCACGCCAGAGGGGACACGGTGACAACTTCGCATATTGGAGCACTATGCTTGTTAGGGTAGGTCGGGATCTTGCAAGTATTTACGCCTCTGTTGTGCTACGAGATTGATCGTTTATTAATCTTTCATGCACGATAAGATCTTGACAGTAGCAGTCGAGGGGATAAAGAGACTACTTATAGCGAGTCACGAATGACGTCTTATAACGAGACAATACTGTACACACTTGGATCAACAGCcgtaatttcgttaaaaaaatcgTACGGAGGTGATCctgcgctcgttttaaaggttaAAGTCTTCCCTTTTTCCATTCTCGATACAACTTTTTctcaaaattttatttgttacgCGGCAGGGAAACGAAGATACTCattatttttatcaaaattctCCAACTTCAAAAGAGTCTACGGTGCGTGATAAAGTTTTTTTGAGTTTCGTTTTACAGTGAGATTGAAAGCAGAAGTCTCCCCTTTACAACGACCCCCTAAAAGTTAAcgtacgattttttttctccaaattaTCGCATTTTGAATGAAATATACTTCGATAATTCTAACGCCAGCGGCACACTTTTCATTCAAGTGGCGATGACTCAGGTACCAAAAATCATACATCAATTTTTAGAGGGTACTTGTAATGGGGCGACTTCCGCCTTGAATCTCGTTGCAAAACGAAATCCGAAAAAAATTTATCGCACTTCGTACAGTCGTGTTAAAGAATTTTGGCAAAGAAAGAGGCCTTCTATTCCCTGccttgtaaataaataaaaaagaattttgtaaaaaaattgtagaaAGGATTGAGAAAATAGAGGCTTTGGTTTTCAAAATGAGTGGAGGTTTACCTCCGTACGATTTTTTTAACGAAGATGGTTGTTTATTTTTGACGAATAAAAACATTAAATTTTTGTCACGATTCTGTGACAGAGCGGACAGTTTATTTGTCGTAGATACTATTTCGTTAAAAGTATAGTGATTTGCAACAGGTGTTGGCCACTCTGCTTTGTACCGTTGATGATGAAGCGCGCGAAGAAAGTTCGCATGATTTGCCCTTTGTGTGGGTACGCGTACGGCAGATTTCAGTATAAAAATGCCGGTCTGGCGCAGTGCAAAACGGATTCCGAAGACTCGCAGGCGCGACTTTCATCTCCGCCGCGAAGCTTTCGTTTACAAGCAACGAGCAAGAAAGAACATTGAAAATTAATGCTTTGAAAATGTGTACTCGTCATTATACGAAAAAATAATACCATTTTTATCgaaacaatttcttttttatacgCGATGATTGAAAATTTATATCGCGTTTGAAAACGTTAAATCCCTAGATCCcatttgcttttggaaaaatgcAATTTCAGAGTATTTTTCCTTCGGGTTTTCCCGCGTTCCAGTTTTTATTGCAATCTCCGGGTTGTAATTTACGAGACTCCAGGTTTTATATT includes:
- the LOC143342693 gene encoding uncharacterized protein LOC143342693, whose protein sequence is MICTTQSYVATWCPVCDKRVSDKGEDTYELLAHIRKSHPKRSSQYLPQKQESRVTKRATSKSSAATDCNAKKNEQRKVYATRVDTWKSHNEKKLCPQCHKEAIPTLHARGDTVTTSHIGALCLLGCWPLCFVPLMMKRAKKVRMICPLCGYAYGRFQYKNAGLAQCKTDSEDSQARLSSPPRSFRLQATSKKEH